A genomic window from Calonectris borealis chromosome 26, bCalBor7.hap1.2, whole genome shotgun sequence includes:
- the MYOG gene encoding myogenin: MELFETNPYFFPDQRFYDGENFLGSRLQGYEPAAFPERPEVALCPEGRVALEEKDSALPEHCPGQCLPWACKVCKRKTVSIDRRRAATLREKRRLKKVNEAFEALKRSTLLNPNQRLPKVEILRSAIQYIERLQSLLSTLNQQEREQRDLRFRPAAPQPGVSASAASECGSCSPEWSSQLEFGTNPADHLLADDAAEDRNLHSLSSIVESIAVEDVAVTFPEERVQN, translated from the exons ATGGAGCTCTTCGAGACCAACCCTTATTTTTTCCCAGACCAGAGGTTTTACGATGGGGAAAATTTCCTGGGCTCCCGTTTGCAGGGCTACGAGCCGGCGGCATTCCCCGAGCGGCCCGAGGTGGCCCTGTGTCCCGAGGGCAGGGTGGCTTTGGAGGAGAAGGACTCAGCCCTGCCTGAGCATTGCCCCGGGCAATGCCTGCCCTGGGCCTGCAAGGTTTGCAAGCGGAAGACGGTCTCCATCGACCGGCGGCGGGCAGCCACCCTGCGGGAGAAACGCAGGTTGAAGAAGGTGAACGAAGCCTTCGAGGCGTTGAAACGCAGCACCCTGCTCAACCCCAACCAGCGGCTGCCCAAGGTAGAGATCCTGCGCAGCGCCATCCAGTACATCGAGCGCCTGCAGAGCTTGCTCAGCACCCTCAACCAGCAGGAGCGGGAGCAGAGGGACCTGCGCttccgccccgccgctccccagcCCGGGGTAAGTGCCTCT GCGGCCAGCGAGTGCGGGTCCTGCAGCCCCGAGTGGAGCAGCCAGCTGGAGTTCGGCACCAACCCTGCGG ATCACCTCCTGGCCGACGACGCAGCGGAGGACCGCAACCTCCACTCGCTCTCCTCCATCGTGGAGAGCATCGCCGTGGAGGACGTGGCTGTGACGTTCCCGGAGGAGCGGGTTCAAAACTGA